In one Paraburkholderia azotifigens genomic region, the following are encoded:
- a CDS encoding glycosyltransferase family 4 protein: MEANELSVRARGGTELMLQALHARLDPQLARQFQIIPSRVRWLDPDRKRILWLHDKPSREEASFLEHAENRAAFAGIVCVSHYQAALYQMIPNVPYAEMTVLQNAIEPFGAYRPRRSERIRLIYHTTPNRGLEILVPVFEYLAARHADIELDVFSSFSIYDWTERDAPYRPLFERCRAHPRIRYHGAQPNAVVRDMLGESDIFAYPNIERETSCIAAIEAMSAGCLTVCAAYGGLPETCANYAQLYPFTENIQVHAQRFAAALDSAIVSVRRRSADDERLRAQQVEYFTRFYSWDRRIGEWDAYLRGLL; encoded by the coding sequence ATGGAAGCGAACGAATTGAGCGTGCGGGCGCGCGGCGGCACGGAGTTGATGCTGCAGGCGCTTCACGCGCGGCTCGACCCGCAACTGGCGCGACAGTTTCAGATCATTCCATCGCGCGTGCGCTGGCTCGATCCCGATCGTAAGCGGATTCTCTGGCTGCATGACAAGCCGAGCCGGGAGGAAGCCAGCTTCCTGGAGCATGCGGAGAATCGTGCGGCGTTTGCAGGCATTGTGTGCGTGTCGCACTATCAGGCGGCGCTGTATCAGATGATTCCAAACGTGCCGTATGCGGAAATGACCGTGCTGCAGAACGCAATCGAGCCGTTCGGCGCCTATCGTCCGCGACGCAGCGAGCGCATCCGTCTGATCTACCACACGACACCGAACCGCGGCCTCGAAATCCTCGTGCCCGTGTTCGAGTATCTCGCGGCGCGCCACGCCGACATCGAACTCGACGTGTTCTCGAGCTTCAGCATCTACGACTGGACGGAGCGCGACGCGCCGTATCGGCCGCTATTCGAGCGATGCCGGGCGCATCCGCGCATCCGCTATCACGGCGCGCAGCCGAACGCGGTCGTGCGCGACATGCTCGGCGAGTCTGACATTTTCGCGTACCCGAACATCGAACGGGAGACGAGCTGCATCGCGGCCATCGAGGCGATGTCGGCGGGCTGTCTCACGGTGTGCGCGGCGTACGGCGGTTTGCCGGAGACCTGCGCGAACTACGCGCAGCTCTATCCGTTCACGGAAAACATCCAGGTTCATGCGCAGCGTTTCGCGGCGGCGCTGGATTCCGCCATCGTCTCGGTCCGGCGGCGCAGCGCCGACGACGAGCGCCTGCGCGCGCAGCAGGTTGAATACTTCACGCGCTTCTATTCGTGGGACAGGCGCATCGGCGAATGGGACGCGTATCTGCGCGGCTTGCTGTGA
- a CDS encoding aldehyde dehydrogenase family protein gives MDTETDLRRHDLLIDGKRLPPGTGEYSVNINPATEEPIALVAQGSAQDVDTAVKAARAALKVWNGMRAAERGRILMRFSELLREHQDEIAALESLDAGKPLAAVKRQDVPAAIDTLAYYAGWCDKINGQVVPVRPDALTYTIREPVGVVGAIVPWNFPLMIGMWKIAPALACGCTMVVKPAEITPLSALRVGELALEAGVPPGVLNIVTGKGRVVGDAIVAHPDIDKVTFTGSPSVGRGILQGAAGNFKRVTLELGGKSANVIFADANIDNAVRAAASGIFFNTGQVCSAGSRILAHRDVYDEVVERLAARAQGIKVGDPNERETTMGPLVSAAQMKTVLDYVEIGRKEGASIVTGGARIGQKGFFVEPTVFANVEHEMRISQEEIFGPVASVVRFDDEEDAVRIANGTAYSLAAGVWSADIGRVHRVAHALKAGTVWINTYGYTDVRLPWGGSGDSGFGREHGDVAIENFTEPKAIWLAIEH, from the coding sequence ATGGACACTGAAACCGACCTCAGACGCCATGATCTTCTCATCGACGGTAAGCGGCTGCCGCCCGGCACGGGCGAATATTCAGTCAATATCAACCCCGCGACGGAAGAGCCGATAGCGCTCGTCGCACAAGGCAGCGCGCAGGATGTCGACACGGCCGTCAAGGCCGCGCGCGCCGCCCTCAAGGTCTGGAACGGCATGCGCGCGGCCGAGCGCGGCCGCATCCTGATGCGCTTCTCCGAACTGCTGCGCGAGCACCAGGACGAAATCGCCGCGCTCGAAAGCCTCGACGCGGGCAAGCCGCTGGCGGCCGTCAAACGGCAGGACGTGCCCGCCGCCATCGACACGCTTGCGTACTACGCGGGCTGGTGCGACAAGATCAACGGCCAGGTCGTGCCCGTTCGTCCCGACGCGCTCACCTACACGATCCGAGAGCCCGTCGGCGTGGTCGGAGCGATCGTGCCGTGGAATTTCCCGCTGATGATCGGCATGTGGAAGATCGCGCCCGCGCTCGCGTGCGGCTGCACGATGGTCGTCAAGCCCGCCGAGATCACGCCGCTGTCCGCGCTGCGTGTTGGCGAACTCGCGCTGGAGGCGGGCGTGCCGCCCGGCGTGCTGAACATCGTGACGGGCAAGGGGCGGGTGGTCGGCGATGCGATCGTCGCGCATCCGGACATCGACAAGGTGACGTTCACGGGCTCGCCGTCGGTGGGGCGCGGCATTCTGCAAGGCGCCGCGGGCAACTTCAAGCGCGTGACGCTGGAGCTGGGCGGCAAGTCGGCGAATGTGATTTTCGCCGACGCGAACATCGACAACGCCGTGCGCGCGGCGGCTTCCGGCATTTTCTTCAACACAGGGCAGGTGTGTTCGGCGGGCTCGCGCATTCTTGCGCATCGCGACGTCTACGATGAAGTGGTCGAACGGCTCGCGGCGCGCGCACAAGGAATCAAGGTCGGCGATCCCAACGAGCGCGAAACGACGATGGGCCCGCTCGTGTCCGCCGCGCAGATGAAGACCGTGCTCGATTACGTGGAGATCGGCCGCAAAGAGGGCGCGTCGATCGTGACGGGCGGCGCGCGGATCGGTCAAAAGGGCTTCTTTGTCGAGCCGACAGTGTTCGCGAACGTCGAGCACGAGATGCGCATCTCGCAGGAGGAAATCTTCGGGCCGGTGGCGAGCGTCGTGCGCTTCGACGACGAAGAGGATGCCGTGCGCATCGCGAACGGCACGGCGTACAGCCTTGCGGCGGGTGTGTGGAGCGCGGATATCGGCCGCGTGCATCGGGTCGCGCATGCGCTCAAGGCGGGCACCGTGTGGATCAACACATATGGCTATACCGACGTGCGCCTGCCGTGGGGCGGTTCGGGCGATTCGGGCTTCGGCCGCGAACACGGCGATGTCGCGATCGAGAACTTCACGGAACCGAAAGCGATCTGGCTGGCCATCGAGCATTGA
- a CDS encoding M23 family metallopeptidase — translation MNYLRSFLARGQGISVAAVRPLPLKRKTLSSVAACSALWIGASMVPGASTALAAPKAHKHGPAHKRRHHLAVARKMPLPGAQPAPSPDAVWPPPHDAGGARAGSAAGQSGAGASVPTAARSDAATHAPGYSMASLSLRMPSNELVLGTVCAATPTMCVPVAHDPADDTHEWSGRVRQQGAPDDTVQATTAFGDATGFSLQGDEARSSAGAIDGTLRATLEQAGLAASVVDQIGAIFAGRVDVDAQAQAGDEYRLVMAPADESAEPRIASLEVRLNGRAYDALWFTAPGAAQGAYYTPDGALIASEPFAMPLNYGRVSSPFGMRRHPVYGERRFHTGVDLTAPAGTPIYAAAAGIVEMAVDGRGYGKHVVLRHDDGYSTYYAHLSLFADDLKLGQRIEQGQVIGYVGRTGTATGPHLHYEVRKDDYPVDPMSLTAHCFVAPLSGAARVAFDVRAEAARTTLAALQPRSVRIALILQPPRFF, via the coding sequence GTGAATTACCTGCGATCATTCCTCGCGCGCGGGCAGGGCATCTCCGTGGCTGCGGTTCGTCCGCTGCCTCTCAAACGCAAGACGCTTTCCAGCGTGGCCGCCTGTTCGGCATTGTGGATCGGGGCCTCGATGGTGCCCGGCGCATCCACCGCGCTCGCTGCACCGAAGGCGCACAAACATGGTCCCGCTCACAAGCGGCGGCACCATCTTGCTGTTGCACGGAAGATGCCTTTGCCCGGCGCGCAACCCGCTCCTTCGCCCGATGCCGTATGGCCTCCGCCGCACGACGCCGGTGGCGCACGTGCCGGGTCCGCCGCGGGCCAGTCCGGCGCTGGCGCGTCCGTGCCGACGGCCGCTCGCAGCGACGCCGCCACGCATGCGCCGGGCTATTCGATGGCGTCGCTCAGCTTGCGCATGCCGTCGAACGAACTGGTGCTCGGCACGGTCTGCGCGGCCACACCGACGATGTGCGTGCCCGTCGCCCACGATCCCGCGGACGACACCCACGAATGGTCCGGGCGCGTCAGGCAGCAGGGCGCGCCCGACGACACCGTGCAGGCGACAACGGCGTTCGGCGACGCCACGGGCTTCAGCCTGCAGGGCGACGAAGCGCGTTCGAGCGCCGGCGCGATCGACGGGACACTGCGTGCGACGCTCGAGCAGGCGGGCTTGGCCGCGAGCGTCGTCGATCAGATCGGCGCGATCTTCGCGGGCCGCGTCGATGTCGACGCGCAGGCGCAAGCAGGCGACGAATACCGGCTGGTGATGGCACCAGCCGATGAATCGGCTGAACCGCGTATTGCATCGCTCGAAGTCCGTCTGAACGGACGGGCATACGATGCGCTCTGGTTCACGGCGCCGGGCGCGGCGCAGGGCGCGTACTACACGCCCGACGGCGCGTTGATCGCGAGCGAGCCGTTCGCGATGCCGCTGAACTACGGTCGCGTGAGTTCGCCGTTCGGCATGCGCCGGCATCCCGTCTACGGCGAGCGCCGCTTCCACACGGGCGTCGATCTGACCGCGCCCGCCGGCACGCCGATCTACGCGGCGGCGGCGGGTATCGTCGAGATGGCCGTCGATGGACGCGGCTACGGCAAGCACGTCGTCCTGCGTCACGACGACGGCTATTCGACGTACTACGCGCATCTGTCGTTGTTCGCGGACGATCTGAAGCTCGGGCAACGCATCGAGCAGGGGCAGGTGATCGGCTATGTCGGCCGCACGGGGACGGCGACGGGACCGCACCTGCACTACGAAGTGCGCAAGGACGACTATCCCGTCGATCCGATGTCGCTCACGGCTCATTGTTTCGTCGCACCGTTGTCGGGCGCCGCGCGCGTCGCGTTCGACGTGCGCGCCGAGGCCGCGCGCACGACACTTGCGGCGCTGCAGCCGCGCAGTGTGCGCATCGCCTTGATCCTCCAGCCGCCGCGCTTCTTCTGA
- a CDS encoding polysaccharide deacetylase family protein, protein MNQPNPPLPRAAAHAAPARRWPATGNPPMFNAAIAWHVAMLAAWALAPHAWPWWLAGILASHVVVVSIGLWPRSSLLGPNWTRLPDTPRNADAVALTIDDGPDPVVTPKVLDLLDAHGVRATFFCIGARAQQHPALMREIVARGHDVENHSQVHVHTFSVTLPRGLMREIGAAQHTLEALTGERPMFFRAPAGLRNLFLEPVLQKLDLRLAAWTRRGFDTRERNPQRVLERLVDGLAARDILLLHDASAAKDASGEPVVLDVLPRLIETVRASGLRFVTLREAAGA, encoded by the coding sequence ATGAATCAACCGAATCCGCCGCTGCCTCGCGCCGCCGCGCATGCAGCGCCCGCTCGCCGCTGGCCCGCCACGGGCAATCCGCCGATGTTCAACGCCGCCATCGCATGGCATGTCGCGATGCTGGCGGCCTGGGCGCTCGCGCCCCACGCGTGGCCGTGGTGGCTCGCGGGCATCCTCGCGAGCCATGTCGTGGTCGTGTCGATCGGCTTGTGGCCGCGCTCGTCGCTGCTCGGGCCGAACTGGACCCGGCTGCCCGACACGCCGCGCAACGCCGACGCCGTCGCGCTGACGATCGACGACGGCCCCGATCCCGTCGTCACGCCGAAGGTGCTCGACCTGCTCGACGCGCATGGCGTGCGCGCGACCTTCTTCTGCATCGGCGCGCGGGCGCAGCAACATCCGGCGCTGATGCGCGAGATCGTCGCGCGCGGTCACGACGTCGAAAATCACTCGCAGGTGCATGTGCACACGTTCTCGGTCACACTGCCGCGCGGGCTCATGCGTGAAATCGGCGCCGCGCAGCACACGCTCGAGGCGCTGACGGGCGAGCGCCCGATGTTTTTCCGCGCACCGGCCGGCCTGCGCAACCTGTTTCTCGAACCGGTGCTGCAGAAGCTCGACCTGCGGCTCGCCGCGTGGACGCGGCGCGGCTTCGACACCCGCGAACGCAATCCGCAGCGCGTGCTGGAAAGGCTCGTCGATGGCCTCGCGGCACGCGACATCCTGCTGCTGCACGATGCGAGCGCGGCAAAGGATGCGTCCGGCGAGCCCGTCGTGCTCGACGTGCTGCCGCGCCTGATCGAAACCGTGCGCGCAAGCGGACTGCGCTTCGTGACGCTGCGCGAGGCGGCAGGCGCCTGA
- a CDS encoding DUF2252 domain-containing protein, producing MKASTIAEREASGRAAREHARRSSHRTLGPMHRNPVDLLRQSSEGRVERLVPLRYGRMTVSPFTFFRGSAILQAHDLSLTPHTTLTLPICGDAHLLNFGGFATPERQLIFDLNDFDEVSTAPFEWDLKRLAASFVVAARHMRFSRGAAHDLVMTAVNQYRDRIAQYAGCGALELWYERITFDRMVDTAVNAENRRLIRRAMEKAGARTHESMLEKLAERDGDRYVMRDMPPGLFHVHGSNTLFDAEDDWFKIGEWNKLIHETFQDYLKTLNEDRRELLGQFTLHDLVFKVAGVGSVGTRCLVLLMADPHGKPLFLQVKEARRSVIAQHFKAGPRKAEPKHEGERVVLGQRMLQAASDIFLGWSTGPSGRHFYVRQLRDMKLAPSIDLFDVDQLNGYARLCGWALARAHAKAGGKAIEISAYIGRSDQFAQALAEYASAYADQVERDYDAFMKACRSGELEARTDEDMAADFRI from the coding sequence ATGAAGGCCAGCACCATCGCGGAACGGGAAGCCAGCGGGCGCGCGGCCCGCGAACACGCAAGGCGCTCCAGTCACCGCACGCTCGGTCCCATGCATCGCAATCCCGTCGATCTGCTCAGGCAGAGCAGCGAAGGGCGCGTCGAGCGTCTCGTGCCGCTGCGCTATGGCCGCATGACGGTGTCGCCGTTCACGTTCTTTCGCGGCAGCGCGATCCTGCAGGCGCACGATCTCAGCCTGACGCCGCACACGACGCTCACGCTGCCCATCTGCGGTGATGCGCATCTGTTGAACTTCGGCGGCTTCGCGACGCCCGAGCGCCAGCTGATCTTCGATCTGAACGATTTCGACGAAGTCTCGACGGCGCCGTTCGAATGGGATCTGAAGCGCCTCGCCGCGAGCTTCGTCGTCGCCGCGCGGCACATGCGCTTCAGCCGCGGCGCCGCGCACGACCTCGTGATGACAGCCGTCAACCAGTATCGCGACCGCATCGCGCAGTACGCGGGATGCGGCGCGCTCGAACTGTGGTACGAGCGGATCACGTTCGATCGCATGGTCGACACGGCCGTGAACGCCGAGAACCGCCGGCTGATCCGGCGTGCGATGGAGAAGGCGGGCGCCCGCACGCACGAAAGCATGCTCGAGAAGCTGGCCGAGCGCGACGGCGACCGTTACGTCATGCGCGATATGCCGCCCGGCCTGTTCCACGTGCACGGATCGAATACCCTGTTCGATGCCGAAGACGACTGGTTCAAGATCGGCGAGTGGAACAAGCTGATCCACGAGACCTTCCAGGACTACCTGAAAACGCTCAACGAAGACCGTCGCGAGTTGCTTGGCCAGTTCACGCTGCACGATCTCGTGTTCAAGGTGGCTGGCGTCGGCAGTGTGGGCACGCGCTGTCTCGTGTTGCTCATGGCCGATCCGCATGGCAAGCCGCTCTTTCTGCAGGTCAAGGAAGCGCGCCGCTCGGTGATCGCGCAGCATTTCAAGGCGGGGCCGCGCAAAGCCGAGCCGAAGCACGAGGGCGAGCGCGTCGTGCTCGGCCAGCGCATGCTGCAGGCGGCGAGCGACATATTTCTGGGCTGGTCGACGGGGCCGTCGGGCCGGCATTTCTACGTGCGGCAGTTGCGCGATATGAAGCTGGCGCCGAGCATCGACCTGTTCGACGTCGATCAGCTGAACGGCTATGCGCGGCTGTGCGGCTGGGCGCTGGCGCGCGCGCATGCGAAGGCGGGCGGCAAGGCGATCGAAATCAGCGCGTATATTGGACGTAGCGACCAGTTCGCGCAGGCGCTGGCCGAGTATGCATCGGCGTATGCGGATCAGGTCGAGCGCGATTATGACGCGTTCATGAAAGCGTGCCGCAGCGGGGAGCTCGAGGCGCGTACCGACGAAGACATGGCCGCCGATTTCCGTATCTGA
- a CDS encoding LysR family transcriptional regulator, whose product MRLRHIEVFHAIMRTGSLSKAAELLCVSQPAVSKVLAHAERSAGLTLFNRVHGRLQPTREAELLFSETQKLQANLDSIRDLARNLALQPEGHLRIGCLPSLGLSLIPPAVEAFRAAYPRVSLRIQTRHTEELLNALLTRDLDLAVALNPPARPGIASVELGRTPVVCVGPRDEDTDDQPVSLQAFVEGDWIGIGNADPLGEMIGNALEALGLDGHAPAVEAHTWHVARALAARGIGHALLDELTAKSGAEAVSVRRIEPPLSVGVFALWRDGGLTSQAGNAFVDVLRARFAR is encoded by the coding sequence ATGCGCCTGCGCCACATCGAAGTCTTCCACGCCATCATGCGCACCGGCTCGCTGTCGAAAGCGGCCGAGCTGCTGTGCGTTTCGCAACCCGCCGTCAGCAAGGTGCTCGCCCATGCAGAGCGTAGCGCGGGCCTTACGCTCTTCAACCGCGTGCACGGCCGTCTTCAGCCGACGCGCGAAGCCGAACTGCTGTTCTCCGAAACGCAGAAGCTTCAGGCGAACCTCGACAGCATCCGCGATCTCGCGCGCAATCTGGCGCTGCAGCCGGAAGGGCATTTGCGCATCGGCTGTCTGCCGAGTCTCGGTCTGAGCCTGATTCCGCCCGCCGTCGAGGCGTTTCGCGCCGCGTATCCGCGCGTGTCGCTGCGCATCCAGACGCGCCACACGGAGGAGCTGCTCAACGCGTTGCTCACGCGCGATCTCGATCTGGCCGTCGCGCTGAATCCGCCCGCGCGGCCGGGCATCGCCTCCGTGGAACTGGGGCGCACGCCCGTCGTGTGCGTCGGTCCGCGCGACGAAGACACGGACGACCAGCCGGTCTCGCTGCAAGCGTTCGTCGAAGGCGACTGGATCGGCATCGGCAATGCCGATCCGCTGGGCGAGATGATCGGCAACGCGTTGGAGGCACTGGGACTCGACGGTCACGCGCCCGCTGTCGAGGCGCACACCTGGCATGTCGCCCGCGCACTCGCCGCGCGCGGCATCGGCCACGCGCTGCTCGACGAGCTGACTGCGAAGAGCGGCGCGGAAGCCGTGAGCGTGCGGCGTATCGAGCCGCCGCTGTCCGTCGGGGTGTTCGCGCTGTGGCGCGACGGCGGGCTGACGTCGCAGGCGGGCAACGCATTCGTCGACGTGCTGCGCGCGCGCTTTGCGCGATGA
- a CDS encoding GlsB/YeaQ/YmgE family stress response membrane protein, whose translation MLSLIGTIVVGLVVGLIARALKPGDDSMGLIMTIVLGIAGSLVAGYVGRALGWYQPGQAAGWIASIIGAIILLVIYHLIRRRT comes from the coding sequence ATGCTTTCCCTCATTGGCACGATAGTCGTCGGTCTCGTCGTGGGTCTGATTGCGCGCGCGCTCAAGCCGGGCGACGACAGCATGGGTCTCATCATGACGATCGTCCTCGGCATTGCGGGCTCGCTGGTGGCGGGCTATGTCGGGCGGGCGCTCGGCTGGTATCAGCCGGGACAGGCGGCGGGCTGGATCGCGTCGATCATCGGCGCGATCATCCTGCTCGTCATCTATCACCTGATCCGGCGGCGCACCTAG
- a CDS encoding D-amino acid dehydrogenase, with the protein MHVCVLGAGVVGLTTAWSLARDGHDVTIVEARGGAALEASFANGGQLSYSYVAPLADPAVLPKLPAWLLQRDSALRFVPRFDTQQWRWCAAFLLACRSHRARQTALELLSLGALSKAALHEIVKHESIAFDYVRNGKLVVYRDPHEFGRARHKMERLVAAGSDQRALDGSECAVLEPALAHARPLIAGGIHTPSEEAGDCQRFSVALADALERRHRVMIRYDTPVRGLVTEGPRIVAARTASGDIEADAFVVALGLGSVPLLDALGVRLPIYPLTGYSLTIHAADRRHAPRVSVTDLHRKVVYAPLGERLRIAGMVEIAGLRDAQRADRVELLKRHAQEIFPAAGDYASAQTWCGHRPATPDSKPLLGGTPYGNLWLNTGHGALGFTLACGSARVIADMIAGRAPSVDTAAYAYDR; encoded by the coding sequence ATGCATGTGTGTGTCCTCGGAGCGGGCGTCGTCGGACTGACGACGGCCTGGAGTCTGGCCCGCGACGGCCATGACGTGACGATCGTCGAAGCGCGCGGCGGCGCGGCGCTAGAAGCGAGCTTCGCCAACGGCGGGCAGTTGAGCTACAGCTACGTCGCGCCGCTCGCCGATCCCGCCGTGCTGCCGAAGCTGCCCGCGTGGCTGTTGCAGCGCGACTCCGCGCTGCGCTTCGTGCCGCGGTTCGATACACAGCAGTGGCGCTGGTGCGCGGCGTTCCTGCTCGCGTGCCGCAGCCATCGCGCGCGGCAGACGGCGCTCGAACTGCTGAGCCTCGGCGCGCTCAGCAAGGCGGCGTTGCACGAGATCGTCAAGCATGAGTCGATTGCGTTCGACTACGTGCGCAACGGCAAGCTCGTCGTGTATCGCGATCCGCACGAGTTCGGACGCGCGCGGCACAAGATGGAGCGGCTCGTCGCGGCGGGTTCGGATCAGCGCGCGCTGGACGGCAGCGAATGCGCCGTGCTCGAACCCGCGCTCGCGCATGCGCGACCGTTGATCGCGGGCGGCATTCACACGCCGTCGGAAGAAGCGGGCGACTGTCAGCGCTTCAGCGTCGCGCTCGCGGATGCGCTGGAGCGGCGGCATCGCGTGATGATCCGTTACGACACCCCTGTACGCGGACTCGTCACGGAAGGGCCGCGCATCGTCGCGGCGCGCACGGCATCGGGCGATATCGAAGCGGATGCGTTCGTCGTCGCGCTGGGGCTCGGCAGCGTGCCGCTGCTCGACGCGCTCGGCGTGCGTCTGCCCATTTATCCGCTGACGGGCTACAGCCTCACGATTCACGCCGCCGATCGCCGGCACGCGCCGCGCGTCAGCGTGACGGACCTGCATCGCAAGGTGGTCTACGCGCCGCTCGGCGAGAGGTTGAGGATCGCGGGCATGGTCGAGATCGCGGGCCTGCGCGACGCGCAGCGCGCGGATCGCGTCGAATTGTTGAAGCGCCACGCGCAGGAGATCTTTCCCGCCGCGGGCGATTACGCGAGCGCGCAGACCTGGTGCGGACACCGGCCCGCCACGCCCGACTCGAAGCCGCTGCTCGGCGGGACGCCGTACGGCAACCTCTGGCTGAATACGGGGCATGGCGCGCTGGGCTTCACGCTCGCTTGCGGCAGTGCGCGCGTGATTGCCGATATGATCGCGGGCCGTGCGCCATCCGTCGATACGGCGGCTTACGCATACGATCGCTGA
- a CDS encoding LysE family translocator, whose amino-acid sequence MSLTAWLFFLPACFAINMAPGPNNLLSINVAARHGFMTAFVAGSGRLVAFAGMLVLAATGLAVVLHASELFFLAIKLTGAAYLIWLAIQLWRSDAGPMDAMKQDDASLWRIARQECFVAAGNPKAILVFTAFLPQFVDISKPMLPQFAVLGASFLVLEWFAIALYSWAGMHLGKWLTRATVRRWFNRCCGAFLGAIGVSFLLVRRTT is encoded by the coding sequence ATGTCCCTCACCGCCTGGCTGTTCTTTCTCCCTGCGTGCTTCGCGATCAACATGGCGCCGGGCCCCAACAACCTGCTGTCGATCAACGTCGCGGCGCGGCACGGCTTCATGACGGCGTTCGTCGCAGGAAGCGGGCGGCTGGTCGCGTTCGCGGGCATGCTCGTGCTGGCGGCGACGGGCCTCGCCGTCGTGCTGCACGCGTCCGAGCTGTTTTTCCTCGCGATCAAGCTGACGGGCGCCGCTTATCTGATCTGGCTCGCCATCCAGCTGTGGCGCAGCGACGCGGGACCGATGGACGCGATGAAACAGGACGACGCGTCGCTGTGGCGCATCGCGCGTCAGGAATGCTTCGTGGCGGCGGGCAATCCGAAGGCGATTCTGGTGTTCACCGCGTTCCTGCCGCAATTCGTCGATATCTCGAAGCCGATGCTGCCGCAGTTCGCCGTGCTCGGCGCGAGCTTCCTCGTACTCGAATGGTTCGCGATCGCGCTGTATTCGTGGGCGGGCATGCATCTCGGCAAGTGGCTGACGCGCGCCACCGTGCGCCGCTGGTTCAACCGATGCTGCGGCGCGTTTCTCGGCGCGATCGGCGTGAGTTTTCTGCTGGTGCGGCGCACCACCTGA
- a CDS encoding glutamate/aspartate ABC transporter substrate-binding protein: MKTTMTTCAALLAFAIASGNACAQDPGATLKKIRETGAIALGVRESSVPFSYYDDQQHVIGYSQAIALKIVDEVKKELNMPDLKVREIPITSQNRIPLVQNGTIDIECGSTTHTKERDNQVAFSNSFFQYGVRMIVKKDAGVKDFGDLANKTVVTTAGTSEERLLRQMNNEKSMNMRLISAKDHAESFLNVKTGRAVAFVMDDPLLYGAKAREANADDYLITGTSPMSEVYGCMFRKDDPGFKKLADGVIARLQTSGEAANLYQKWFTQPIPPKGINLNYPLSAEMKQLFAKPNDRALD, translated from the coding sequence ATGAAAACGACAATGACAACGTGTGCAGCGCTGCTCGCCTTCGCCATCGCCAGCGGCAACGCATGTGCGCAGGACCCGGGCGCGACGCTGAAGAAAATCCGCGAGACGGGTGCGATTGCGCTGGGCGTGCGCGAATCGTCGGTGCCGTTTTCGTACTATGACGACCAGCAGCATGTGATCGGCTATTCGCAGGCGATCGCGCTGAAGATCGTCGACGAGGTCAAGAAAGAACTGAACATGCCCGATCTCAAGGTGCGCGAGATTCCCATCACGTCGCAGAACCGCATTCCGCTCGTGCAGAACGGCACGATCGATATCGAATGCGGCTCGACCACGCATACGAAAGAGCGCGACAACCAGGTCGCGTTCTCGAACAGCTTCTTCCAGTACGGCGTGCGCATGATCGTGAAGAAGGATGCGGGCGTGAAGGACTTCGGCGATCTGGCGAACAAGACGGTCGTGACGACGGCGGGCACGTCCGAAGAGCGTCTGCTGCGGCAGATGAACAACGAGAAGTCGATGAACATGCGCCTCATCAGCGCGAAGGATCACGCCGAGTCGTTTCTCAACGTGAAGACGGGGCGCGCCGTTGCATTCGTGATGGACGATCCGCTGCTGTACGGCGCGAAGGCCAGGGAAGCGAACGCGGACGACTACCTCATCACGGGCACGTCGCCGATGTCGGAAGTGTATGGCTGCATGTTCCGCAAGGACGATCCCGGCTTCAAGAAACTCGCGGACGGCGTGATCGCGCGCTTGCAAACTTCGGGCGAAGCGGCGAATCTTTATCAGAAGTGGTTCACGCAACCCATTCCGCCGAAGGGCATCAACCTGAACTACCCGTTGTCGGCGGAGATGAAACAGCTGTTCGCGAAGCCGAACGACCGGGCGCTCGACTGA